In Sedimentibacter sp. MB31-C6, one genomic interval encodes:
- a CDS encoding prepilin peptidase gives MAYIDYKQKIIPDKLNIIIVLLGIINTMIDFKNCKVYIALAAIIFTVFLFIAIVTDGGIGGGDIKLLTALSLIFGISMLEIIIFALLIASIISIYLIIVRKQKYNSSIALGPYICIGVFVSLIDSFL, from the coding sequence ATCGCATACATTGACTACAAACAAAAAATAATTCCTGACAAATTAAATATAATAATAGTATTGTTAGGAATTATTAATACAATGATAGATTTCAAAAACTGTAAAGTATACATTGCATTAGCAGCAATAATCTTTACAGTTTTTTTATTTATTGCCATAGTTACTGATGGTGGTATAGGAGGAGGCGATATAAAGTTATTAACTGCACTTAGTTTGATATTTGGTATAAGCATGTTGGAAATTATTATATTTGCATTATTAATTGCAAGTATTATTTCAATCTATTTAATAATTGTTAGAAAACAAAAATACAATTCAAGCATAGCATTAGGTCCGTATATATGT